CTTATCAAACAAATGCGCAAAGAAGTAGAAAAAATAAATGCCTTAGAACCAGCTATCGAAGCGTTGAGCGACGAAGAACTAAAAGCAAAAACTGCTGAGTTTAAAACCCGATTATCAAACAATGAAACGTTAGATGCTATATTGCCAGAAGCGTTTGCTGTTGTACGTGAAGCAAGTAAACGTGTGTTTGGCATGCGTCATTTCGATGTACAGATGATCGGTGGTATGGTGCTTAATGACGGTAAAGTTGCTGAGATGCGAACCGGTGAAGGTAAAACACTTACAGCAACCTTACCCTCGTATCTAAATGCATTAACTGGTAAGGGCGTTCATGTTGTTACGGTCAATGATTACCTAGCAAAGCGTGATGCTGACTGGTCTCGTCCATTATTTGAATTTTTAGGATTGACGGTTGGTTGCAATATACCTGGTATGTCTCCTCCTGATAAAAAAGCTGCATACGAAGCTGATGTTACCTATGGTACCAATAACGAATTTGGTTTTGATTATCTTCGCGATAACATGGCATTCTCTCCTGAAGAACGGGTACAAAAACCGTTAAACTTTGCTGTTGTTGATGAAGTTGACTCAATTTTAATTGATGAAGCGCGTACACCATTGATTATTTCTGGAGCAGCAGAAGATAGTTCTGAACTATATCGTTCAATCAATGAATTAGTGCCAACACTTGATATACAGAGTGAAGAAGACAAAGATGAAGAAACTGGTCAATCTGCCGATTTTGTTGAAGGTGACTTTACCGTTGATGAAAAAGCTAAACAAATTTATTTAACGGAACGTGGTCAAATTCGTATTGAGCAAATATTGCAAGAAAAAGGCTTAATTGAAGAAGGCGATTCATTATTCTCTGCAAGTAATATTACGTTATTACATCATGTAATGGCTGCACTGCGCGCGCACAAGTTGTTCCAAAAAGATGTTGATTATATTGTTAAAGATGATGAGATCATTATTGTTGACGAACACACGGGTCGTACGATGGAAGGCCGTCGCTGGTCAGAAGGTTTACACCAAGCTGTAGAAGCGAAAGAAGGGGTAAATATTCAAAATGAAAACCAAACATTAGCATCTATTACCTTCCAAAACTTTTTCCGTATTTATACCAAACTTTCAGGTATGACAGGTACTGCGGATACCGAAGCTTTTGAGTTTAATCATATTTATAGTTTAGAAACTGTGGTTATTCCAACCAACCAGCCAATGGTGCGAAAAGACATGGCTGACTTGATTTATTTAACGGCAGAAGAAAAATTTGAAGCAATTTTAGAAGATATTCAAGATTGTGTGAAACGAGGCCAGCCAGTACTTGTTGGTACCATTAGTATCGAAACCTCTGAATTTCTATCTTCATTTTTGAAAAAAGCTAAAATTAAACATAAAGTGTTGAATGCTAAATTTCACCAAGAAGAAGCTGACATAGTAGCTCAAGCAGGTAAAGTTGGCGCAGTAACAATTGCCACTAATATGGCGGGTCGTGGTACAGATATCGTTTTAGGCGGTAATTTAGACTCTGCCATTGCAGCGCTTAAAAATCCAAGTGAAGAAAAAATTGCCAAAGTAAAAGAAGAATGGCAGGAAGAACACGATAAAGTACTTGAGTTAGGCGGCTTACATATTGTCGCAACAGAACGTCATGAATCACGCCGTATTGATAACCAATTACGTGGTCGCTCGGGTCGTCAAGGTGATCCAGGTTCTACACGTTTTTATCTTTCGATGGAAGATTCGTTAATGCGAATTTTCGCCTCTGAACGTATTACTAATATGATGCGTAAATTAGGCATGGAACGTGGCGAAGCAATTGAACACCCTTGGGTGACAAAGAGCATTGAAAATGCTCAACGTAAAGTTGAAGGTCGCAACTTTGACATTCGTAAGCAACTATTAGAATTTGATGATGTAGCGAATGATCAACGTAAAGTTATTTATGAGCAACGCAATGAATTAATGGATGAAGCAGACATTAAAGAAGTGATTGCTAATATTAGAACTGATGTTGTTAATAGCGTTATTGAACAACATATTCCGCCACAATCTCTTGAAGAAATGTGGGATATTCCAGGGTTAGAAGAGCGCTTAAAAGGTGACTTTGCGGTTGAAATGCCAATCGCTCAATGGCTTGAAGAAGACACAAAACTGCACGAAGAAACGTTACGTGAGAAAATTCTTGAGACCATTGAACAAGAGTATCAAACAAAAGAAGAAATGGTTGGCCCTGATGTATTGCGTCAATTTGAAAAAGCCGTGATGTTACAAAGTTTAGATTCACATTGGAAAGAACATTTAGCAGCGATGGATCATTTAAGACAAGGTATTGGCTTACGTGGTTATGCGCAAAAAAATCCTAAGCAAGAATACAAACGTGAGTCGTTTGAACTGTTTTCAGAGATGCTAGATAACCTTAAACATGATGTAATTGGAATTTTAAGCAAAGTAAGAATTCAAGCTGAATCTGATGTTGAAGCCGTTGAAGAGCAACATAGAAAATCAGACGAAGCACCTAAAGCTTTTACTCATGAATCAGCAAGTGAACCGGCAAGTGAAAACGCGATACCACGAGTTGGTCGTAATGAACCTTGTCCCTGTGGTTCAGGTAAAAAGTATAAACAATGTCATGGCAAGTTAAGCTAAGCACACATTATTGATATTTGAATAAAAGGGCTTTTTTAAAGCCCTTTTTAATGGCTAATTTTGAGTAAATAAGATGAGTACAAAGGTAAAACAAGTTCATGTTGCCGTAGGTGTTATTATTAATGGCGATCAAATATTTCTAACTAAACGCCTCAACAACGCGCATCAAGGCGGTAAATGGGAATTTCCGGGTGGTAAAGTTGAACAAGGTGAAAGTGTTGCTGGAGCACTGTATAGAGAACTACAAGAAGAAATAGCGATTGATGTACTATCATGCATCCCGTTAATTAAGGTATCACATGACTACGGTGATAAAAGTGTATTGCTTGACGTGTATATTATTGATAATTACCAAGGTGAACCTTGTGCTCAAGAAGGCCAAGGTGAAGGTTGGTATCAAGTAGCAGCACTAAAAACCCTTGAGTTCCCTAAGGCAAATGAAGCGATTATTGATGCTGTGGTTGCTTGGTTTCAAAGCAACAATCAGTGAATAGCCATGCCTAAATGCCAAGTTTCAAACCTATGAAATAGCTTGGCATTAATAACGCTAAACTACTGCAATAAGTGAACAGGGTAACCGCTGGTTATGCTCAATTATCATTCGGGTTCGATGAAAAATTTGCTGTGTTGTAATACTTCTTCTTCGAGTTGGTCGATCATTTCTTCAGTCAGAGGAACATCTTGCTGAATTGGTTGAGTGATTTTATGATTTTCGTCGGCCCAATCGCCAAGATCAATTAAGCGACAGCGCTCGCTGCAAAAAGGTCTGAATTTACTTGATGCTTGCCAAATTACGTCTTTTTGACAGGTTGGGCAATTCACGTTTATGGTCATTTATTCCTCCCATAAAAAATGCGTATTATAACAGTAGATTTTGTAATTGGTATAACAGATGGTTTAGCAGCGGGCTAACTCAAAGGGTATCGCTAAATCACAGTACTTACGACCAGTTTGTTCACATGGACACATAAATCGAATGGAATACCGAATACGGTTACCACTAACTGTTGGATAGTACTCCGCGCCTTCAGGTACTTTCATCCTTAACAGCAATAACCCGTCACCACTTTCTTGATAAAAACCATTATTGGTATTTATTTGTTCATAAGATCCACGTTGGCGGATAAACTTGAGAATTAAAGCAAGCGCTTGATACATGTTCTCAAGCAATGAGAGCCACACTGACTGTTGCTCACGCGTTTGTTGCTCTGGTTGAACTAACCAAAATCGAAGTTGTGGTAAATCAAAGCTAGAGCTGCCTCCTTGCATAGCAAAACGCTGTTTGAGTGTAGCAAGAAATTTATCATCTTTAAGCTGCAACCACTGCGGTGAAGGAGACTTTAATTGACTTAACAATGCAACGGTTTCTCTTAAGGTATCTTGTAATGCACTGTTATCAATGTCTGGAGATTTAGACCAAACGACAAGGTTTTGTTCTAACTTTTCTAAATCTTTTATTAAGTCACCACGTATGTCGTTTCTTTCTAGAGTATCGAGAATAGCAAATAATGCGTTGAAAAATACTTGGTGACTTAATGATATGTCTAGCGTTAAACACTCCTCCACTTGAGCAAATAATTGCTCGAGCTTTAAATAGTTTCTGATCCGTTCGTTCAAAGGGTGTTCGTATAAAATGCTAGTCATAATCACTTTTTACTGGGAATCTAACCGCTTATCTTAACCATACATAAATTAAATGGCTAATTTTTTAGGGAAATAGTTTTAATTC
The Thalassotalea hakodatensis genome window above contains:
- the secA gene encoding preprotein translocase subunit SecA is translated as MFVKLMTKLFGSRNDRLIKQMRKEVEKINALEPAIEALSDEELKAKTAEFKTRLSNNETLDAILPEAFAVVREASKRVFGMRHFDVQMIGGMVLNDGKVAEMRTGEGKTLTATLPSYLNALTGKGVHVVTVNDYLAKRDADWSRPLFEFLGLTVGCNIPGMSPPDKKAAYEADVTYGTNNEFGFDYLRDNMAFSPEERVQKPLNFAVVDEVDSILIDEARTPLIISGAAEDSSELYRSINELVPTLDIQSEEDKDEETGQSADFVEGDFTVDEKAKQIYLTERGQIRIEQILQEKGLIEEGDSLFSASNITLLHHVMAALRAHKLFQKDVDYIVKDDEIIIVDEHTGRTMEGRRWSEGLHQAVEAKEGVNIQNENQTLASITFQNFFRIYTKLSGMTGTADTEAFEFNHIYSLETVVIPTNQPMVRKDMADLIYLTAEEKFEAILEDIQDCVKRGQPVLVGTISIETSEFLSSFLKKAKIKHKVLNAKFHQEEADIVAQAGKVGAVTIATNMAGRGTDIVLGGNLDSAIAALKNPSEEKIAKVKEEWQEEHDKVLELGGLHIVATERHESRRIDNQLRGRSGRQGDPGSTRFYLSMEDSLMRIFASERITNMMRKLGMERGEAIEHPWVTKSIENAQRKVEGRNFDIRKQLLEFDDVANDQRKVIYEQRNELMDEADIKEVIANIRTDVVNSVIEQHIPPQSLEEMWDIPGLEERLKGDFAVEMPIAQWLEEDTKLHEETLREKILETIEQEYQTKEEMVGPDVLRQFEKAVMLQSLDSHWKEHLAAMDHLRQGIGLRGYAQKNPKQEYKRESFELFSEMLDNLKHDVIGILSKVRIQAESDVEAVEEQHRKSDEAPKAFTHESASEPASENAIPRVGRNEPCPCGSGKKYKQCHGKLS
- the mutT gene encoding 8-oxo-dGTP diphosphatase MutT, translating into MSTKVKQVHVAVGVIINGDQIFLTKRLNNAHQGGKWEFPGGKVEQGESVAGALYRELQEEIAIDVLSCIPLIKVSHDYGDKSVLLDVYIIDNYQGEPCAQEGQGEGWYQVAALKTLEFPKANEAIIDAVVAWFQSNNQ
- the yacG gene encoding DNA gyrase inhibitor YacG codes for the protein MTINVNCPTCQKDVIWQASSKFRPFCSERCRLIDLGDWADENHKITQPIQQDVPLTEEMIDQLEEEVLQHSKFFIEPE
- the zapD gene encoding cell division protein ZapD, which produces MTSILYEHPLNERIRNYLKLEQLFAQVEECLTLDISLSHQVFFNALFAILDTLERNDIRGDLIKDLEKLEQNLVVWSKSPDIDNSALQDTLRETVALLSQLKSPSPQWLQLKDDKFLATLKQRFAMQGGSSSFDLPQLRFWLVQPEQQTREQQSVWLSLLENMYQALALILKFIRQRGSYEQINTNNGFYQESGDGLLLLRMKVPEGAEYYPTVSGNRIRYSIRFMCPCEQTGRKYCDLAIPFELARC